The segment ATGATCGATGATCGATGATCGATCATCGACTTCTGTCACCCAACTGTCATCTTCCCGCCATCCGCAGTCCCAATATTCGAAAATCCCCACCCAAGCCATGTACTCCACCTGCCTCCTCTGTGCCGACTCGTTGGGGACGAACGCCGTCCTCGAGACGCTCCCCGTGGGGCGGCGCCTGGCGTTCGATCCCGCCAAGGGGCGCCTCTGGGTGGTCTGCCCCGGCTGTGCGCGGTGGAACCTTGTGCCCTTCGACAATCGGCTCGAGGCGATCGATGAGTGCGAGCGCTGCTTTCGCGACACCCGCGTTCGCTTCTCCACCGGGACGATCGGGATGGCGCGCATGCCCGACGGCACCGAACTGGTGCGGATCGGCGAGGCGCTCCGCCCCGAGTTCGCGGCGTGGCGGTACGGCCGCGAACTGCTCCGCCGCCGACGGCGTGCGCTCCCGTTCGGCACGCAGCGCGAGCACACCGGCGTGGCGGCGTGGATCTCCGATGTGGCCACGATGGTCGGCACGCTGATCGCCATCCCCTTCCTCGAGGGAGCGATCGGCCCGCGCCACGCGGTGAGCGCCGTGCGTCTCGTGCGCGATCCGTGGACCGGCAACCTCCTGCGCGTCCGCGCGCTGGCGATGGTGCGCTCCGTCTTGACCCGCGAGGACGACCAGTGGCGGCTCGAAGTGCCCTACCGAAGCGAACTGGACGTCGTGCTCGGCGACGATCCCCTCGCCATCACGTCCATCCGAGATCACCCCGCCGTCGGCTTCTTCCGTGGCGACAAGCTCTACGAGGGGCTCGCGAGGGTGCTGCCGACAATCGAGAGTCGCCTGCCGTCGGCGGGTGAGGTGCAAGAGGCGACCCGACTGCTCGAGCGGACCTCCGACGATCCGGCGACGCTCATCGGCTATGTCACCGGACGGCCGTTGCGCCTCGGGACCAGGGGACAGTTTCCGGTGGCGGACGTGCCAGCGGAAATTCGGCTGGCCCTCGAAATGGCCTCGCACGAGGAGACCGAGCGGCGCGCGCTGGAAGGCGAGCTGAAGCTCCTCGAGCATGAGTGGCGCGAGGCGGAGCGGCTCGCCGCCATCCTCGATGACCTGGCGCTGCCGAGCGGAGGGCCCGATGTCGCCACGTGACGTCTATCTCCTGACGGTGTCCGCCACGCCACTCATCGCCGCGCTCGTGGTGCTCTGCTGGGTGGCGTCGCTCGTGCGCCGAGACAGTTCGCTGGTGGACCGGGTGTGGGGGCTGGGCTTCGTGTTGCTGGTTCACCACCACACGGCGTTTGCCGGGGAAGTCGGTGGCACCGTCGACCGACTCTTCGCGGCGCTGGTGGTGATCTGGGGGATCAGGCTGACGTGGCACATCACCCATCGCAACTGGGGGCACGGGGAGGACCCGCGCTATGCCGCCATGCGCGCCCGGAACGGCGCCCGGTGGTGGTGGCAGAGCCTGTTCACCGTCTTCGTGCTGCAGGGGGCACTGATGCTCCTGATCGGCCTCCCGCTCGCGGCGACGGCGATGCCCGGGGCCGCGTGGGGACGGGCCCTCGGCACCCTGCTCTGGGCGGTGGGCTTCGCCTTCGAGGCTGGCGGTGACTGGCAGCTCGCTCGCTTCAAGGCCGACTCGGCCAACCGGGGCCAGGTGCTCGATACCGGCTTCTGGCGCTATACCCGCCACCCGAACTACTTCGGCGACGCCCTCCAGTGGTGGGGCTTCTGGTGCTTCGCGGCCTCAGCGGGGCTCTGGTGGACCATCATCTCCCCGATCCTCATGACGCTGCTGCTCCTGAAGGTCTCCGGGGTGACCCTGCTGGAATCGGCGCTCGTCGACGCCAAGCCCGGGTATCGGGAGTACATCCGCCGAACACCGGCGTTCTTCCCATGGTGGCCACGGGAGCGGTGAGGGCGAAGAATGCTGTTCCGTTTTACGTTTCACCCAGGAAGCCGTGACCAGTAACCCGTGACCTGTGACCCGTGCCCAGTCGGCGGGCCGCGCGTCCGGGTTACCGGTTACAGGTTACAGGTTACAGGTTACTGGTCACAGGTCACTGACGTCTCTCCCGTTCCCCGGTCCTCCGCATGTCTTTCGTCCGCATCTCCGAGTTGTCCCAGCACGTCGGCGCCGTCGTCTCGGTGCCGGGCTGGGTCGTCACCACCCGTTCGTCGGGCAAGATCGCCTTCTGCGTGATGCGCGATGGTACCGGCAATCTCCAGACGGTCTTCCCGAAGAACGAGGTGGTCGACGGGGCATGGGAGCGCTTCGCGACGCTGACGCAGGAGGCCTGCATCACCGTCACCGGCACCGTGCGCGAGGACGCGCGCGCGCCCGGCGGTTACGAGCTCACGGCGAGCGACGTGGTGGTCACCGCGCCGAGCGTCGAGTATCCGATCTCGCCAAAGGAGCATGGCACCGCCTTCCTCTTCGAGCATCGGCATCTCTGGCTCCGCAGCAAGAAGCAGGTCGCGATTGCGCGCGTGCGCCACGAGATCGAGCAGGCGATCCACGACTTCTACTACGCGCGCGGCTTCATTCGCGTCGACACCCCGATCCTCACCGGCTCGATCGGTGAGCAGGCGGGCGAGCTCTTCGCGACCGAGTACTTCGATCTCGGCCAGGCCTACCTGGCGCAGACCGGCCAGCTCTATGGTGAGGCGGCCGCCGCGGCGCACGGGAAGATCTACACCTTCGGCCCGACCTTCCGCGCCGAGAAGAGCAAGACGCGCCGGCACCTGACCGAATTCTGGATGATCGAGCCGGAAGTCGCCTTCAACGACTCGAACGCCAACATGCAGCTGCAGGAAGACTTCGTCTCGTACCTGGTCGAACGCGCGCTCGAACGCCGCAAGGAAGAGCTCAAGGAATTGGAGCGCGACCTCGCACCCCTGGAAAAGGTGACCGGGCCGTTCCCGCGGATCACCTACAGCGAGGCCATCGCCACGCTGCAGGCCCAGGGCTCCGACATCCAGTGGGGCACCGACCTCGGCGCCGACGACGAGACCGCGCTCGCCAAGGCGTACGACAAGCCGCTCTTCGTGATGAACTATCCGAAGGAAGTG is part of the Gemmatimonadota bacterium genome and harbors:
- a CDS encoding DUF1295 domain-containing protein; the protein is MSPRDVYLLTVSATPLIAALVVLCWVASLVRRDSSLVDRVWGLGFVLLVHHHTAFAGEVGGTVDRLFAALVVIWGIRLTWHITHRNWGHGEDPRYAAMRARNGARWWWQSLFTVFVLQGALMLLIGLPLAATAMPGAAWGRALGTLLWAVGFAFEAGGDWQLARFKADSANRGQVLDTGFWRYTRHPNYFGDALQWWGFWCFAASAGLWWTIISPILMTLLLLKVSGVTLLESALVDAKPGYREYIRRTPAFFPWWPRER
- the asnS gene encoding asparagine--tRNA ligase, with amino-acid sequence MSFVRISELSQHVGAVVSVPGWVVTTRSSGKIAFCVMRDGTGNLQTVFPKNEVVDGAWERFATLTQEACITVTGTVREDARAPGGYELTASDVVVTAPSVEYPISPKEHGTAFLFEHRHLWLRSKKQVAIARVRHEIEQAIHDFYYARGFIRVDTPILTGSIGEQAGELFATEYFDLGQAYLAQTGQLYGEAAAAAHGKIYTFGPTFRAEKSKTRRHLTEFWMIEPEVAFNDSNANMQLQEDFVSYLVERALERRKEELKELERDLAPLEKVTGPFPRITYSEAIATLQAQGSDIQWGTDLGADDETALAKAYDKPLFVMNYPKEVKAFYMKENPDDPRTVLNNDCLAPEGYGEIIGGSEREGDYDKLLQRIKDQGLDPASYGWYLDLRKYGGFVHSGFGLGLERTVAWICGIPHIREAIAFPRQIHRLYP